The proteins below come from a single Microtus ochrogaster isolate Prairie Vole_2 chromosome 8, MicOch1.0, whole genome shotgun sequence genomic window:
- the Rnaseh2c gene encoding ribonuclease H2 subunit C, with translation MENPDDAADGKQRVHLRSGSLRGAAPATLHLLPCEVPVSRPAPVERFFTPAVRSGADGLQVSFRGRCLQGEEVAVPPGFSGFVMVTEEMGKGLIRKLNSGDAEDKTNKAQEPLARDFDRSIGATGSFSHFTLWGLETVPGPDAKVHRALDWPSLAAAIHAQVPED, from the exons ATGGAGAACCCAGACGATGCAGCGGACGGCAAACAGCGCGTCCACTTGCGCTCTGGCTCGCTGCGTGGCGCCGCGCCGGCTACGCTGCACCTCCTGCCCTGCGAGGTTCCGGTGAGCCGGCCCGCTCCGGTGGAACGCTTCTTCACGCCCGCCGTTCGCAGCGGTGCAGACG GGCTGCAGGTGTCTTTTCGGGGTCGCTGCCTGCAGGGCGAGGAGGTGGCTGTGCCTCCGGGATTTTCGGGATTCGTGATGGTGAcggaggagatgggaaagggacTGATAAGGAAGCTGAACTCGGGAGACGCGGAAGACAAAACGAACAAGGCGCAGGAACCGCTAGCGCGCGATTTC GACCGCTCCATCGGAGCCACCGGCAGCTTTAGCCACTTCACACTGTGGGGTCTGGAAACGGTCCCCGGTCCGGATGCCAAAGTGCACAGGGCCCTAGATTGGCCCAGCCTCGCTGCAGCG ATTCACGCACAGGTGCCTGAGGACTGA
- the Kat5 gene encoding histone acetyltransferase KAT5 isoform X1 has translation MAEVVSPVPGAGRREPGEVGRARGPPVADPGAALSPQGEIIEGCRLPVLRRNQDNEDEWPLAEILSVKDISGRKLFYVHYIDFNKRLDEWVTHERLDLKKIQFPKKEAKTPTKNGLPGSRPGSPEREVPASAQASGKTLPIPVQITLRFNLPKEREAIPGGEPDQPLSSSSCLQPNHRSTKRKVEVVSPATPVPSETAPASVFPQNGSARRAVAAQPGRKRKSNCLGTDEDSQDSSDGIPSAPRMTGSLVSDRSHDDIVTRMKNIECIELGRHRLKPWYFSPYPQELTTLPVLYLCEFCLKYGRSLKCLQRHLTKCDLRHPPGNEIYRKGTISFFEIDGRKNKSYSQNLCLLAKCFLDHKTLYYDTDPFLFYVMTEYDCKGFHIVGYFSKEKESTEDYNVACILTLPPYQRRGYGKLLIEFSYELSKVEGKTGTPEKPLSDLGLLSYRSYWSQTILEILMGLKSESGERPQITINEISEITSIKKEDVISTLQYLNLINYYKGQYILTLSEDIVDGHERAMLKRLLRIDSKCLHFTPKDWSKRGKW, from the exons atggcgGAGGTGGTGAGTCCGGTGCCCGGGGCGGGGCGGAGGGAGCCAGGGGAGGTGGGTAGAGCCCGAGGCCCCCCAGTAGCCGACCCTGGCGCCGCGCTGTCTCCCCAGGGGGAGATAATCGAGGGCTGCCGCCTGCCCGTGCTGCGGCGCAACCAGGACAACGAAGATGAGTGGC CCCTGGCTGAGATCCTGAGCGTGAAGGACATCAGTGGCCGGAAGCTTTTCTATGTCCATTACATTGATT TCAACAAACGTCTGGATGAATGGGTGACTCACGAACGGCTGGACTTGAAGAAGATCCAGTTCCCCAAGAAAGAGGCCAAGACCCCTACCAAGAACGGACTTCCTGGGTCCCGCCCCGGCTCTCCCGAAAGAGAGGTG CCGGCCTCCGCCCAGGCCAGCGGGAAGACCTTGCCAATCCCGGTCCAGATCACACTCCGCTTCAACCTGCCCAAGGAGCGGGAGGCCATTCCCGGTGGCGAGCCTGACCAGCcgctctcctccagctcctgcctgcaaCCCAACCACCGCTCAACG AAACGGAAGGTGGAAGTGGTTTCACCAGCAACTCCAGTGCCCAGCGAGACAGCCCCAGCCTCAGTTTTCCCTCAG AATGGATCAGCCCGTAGGGCAGTGGCAGCACAGCCAGGACGGAAGAGGAAGTCTAATTGCTTGGGCACTGATGAG GACTCTCAGGACAGCTCAGATGGAATACCATCAGCGCCACGCATGACTGGCAGCTTGGTGTCTGATCGGAGTCACGACGACATTGTCACCCGGATGAAGAACATTGAGTGTATTGAGCTTGGCCGGCATCGCCTCAAGCCGTGGTACTTTTCCCCGTACCCACAAGAGCTCACCACACTGCCTGTCCTCTACCTGTGCGAATTTTGCCTCAAATATGGCCGTAGCCTCAAGTGTCTACAGCGCCACTTG ACCAAATGTGACCTTCGGCACCCTCCAGGCAATGAAATTTACCGCAAGGGCACCATCTCCTTTTTTGAGATTGATGGACGGAAAAACAAG AGTTACTCACAAAACCTGTGTCTTCTGGCCAAGTGCTTCCTGGACCACAAGACGCTGTACTATGACACAGACCCCTTCCTCTTCTATGTGATGACGGAGTATGACTGCAAGGGCTTCCACATTGTGGGCTACTTCTCCAAG GAGAAGGAATCTACGGAAGATTACAATGTGGCCTGCATCCTGACTCTGCCCCCGTACCAGCGTCGGGGCTACGGCAAGCTGCTTATTGAGTTCA GCTATGAGCTCTCTAAAGTAGAAGGAAAGACAGGGACTCCTGAGAAGCCCCTGTCAGATCTTGGCCTCTTATCCTATCGAAGTTACTGGTCCCAGACCATCTTGGAGATCCTGATGGGATTGAAGTCGGAGAGCGGGGAGAGGCCACAGATCACCATCAA TGAGATCAGTGAAATCACCAGTATCAAGAAAGAAGACGTCATCTCCACACTACAGTATCTCAATCTCATCAATTACTACAAG GGCCAGTATATCCTCACTCTGTCAGAGGACATCGTGGATGGCCATGAGCGGGCTATGCTCAAGCGTCTCCTTCGAATTGACTCCAAGTGTCTGCACTTCACTCCCAAAGACTGGAGCAAGAGAGGAAAGTGGTGA
- the Kat5 gene encoding histone acetyltransferase KAT5 isoform X3, whose product MAEVVSPVPGAGRREPGEVGRARGPPVADPGAALSPQGEIIEGCRLPVLRRNQDNEDEWPLAEILSVKDISGRKLFYVHYIDFNKRLDEWVTHERLDLKKIQFPKKEAKTPTKNGLPGSRPGSPEREVKRKVEVVSPATPVPSETAPASVFPQNGSARRAVAAQPGRKRKSNCLGTDEDSQDSSDGIPSAPRMTGSLVSDRSHDDIVTRMKNIECIELGRHRLKPWYFSPYPQELTTLPVLYLCEFCLKYGRSLKCLQRHLTKCDLRHPPGNEIYRKGTISFFEIDGRKNKSYSQNLCLLAKCFLDHKTLYYDTDPFLFYVMTEYDCKGFHIVGYFSKEKESTEDYNVACILTLPPYQRRGYGKLLIEFSYELSKVEGKTGTPEKPLSDLGLLSYRSYWSQTILEILMGLKSESGERPQITINEISEITSIKKEDVISTLQYLNLINYYKGQYILTLSEDIVDGHERAMLKRLLRIDSKCLHFTPKDWSKRGKW is encoded by the exons atggcgGAGGTGGTGAGTCCGGTGCCCGGGGCGGGGCGGAGGGAGCCAGGGGAGGTGGGTAGAGCCCGAGGCCCCCCAGTAGCCGACCCTGGCGCCGCGCTGTCTCCCCAGGGGGAGATAATCGAGGGCTGCCGCCTGCCCGTGCTGCGGCGCAACCAGGACAACGAAGATGAGTGGC CCCTGGCTGAGATCCTGAGCGTGAAGGACATCAGTGGCCGGAAGCTTTTCTATGTCCATTACATTGATT TCAACAAACGTCTGGATGAATGGGTGACTCACGAACGGCTGGACTTGAAGAAGATCCAGTTCCCCAAGAAAGAGGCCAAGACCCCTACCAAGAACGGACTTCCTGGGTCCCGCCCCGGCTCTCCCGAAAGAGAGGTG AAACGGAAGGTGGAAGTGGTTTCACCAGCAACTCCAGTGCCCAGCGAGACAGCCCCAGCCTCAGTTTTCCCTCAG AATGGATCAGCCCGTAGGGCAGTGGCAGCACAGCCAGGACGGAAGAGGAAGTCTAATTGCTTGGGCACTGATGAG GACTCTCAGGACAGCTCAGATGGAATACCATCAGCGCCACGCATGACTGGCAGCTTGGTGTCTGATCGGAGTCACGACGACATTGTCACCCGGATGAAGAACATTGAGTGTATTGAGCTTGGCCGGCATCGCCTCAAGCCGTGGTACTTTTCCCCGTACCCACAAGAGCTCACCACACTGCCTGTCCTCTACCTGTGCGAATTTTGCCTCAAATATGGCCGTAGCCTCAAGTGTCTACAGCGCCACTTG ACCAAATGTGACCTTCGGCACCCTCCAGGCAATGAAATTTACCGCAAGGGCACCATCTCCTTTTTTGAGATTGATGGACGGAAAAACAAG AGTTACTCACAAAACCTGTGTCTTCTGGCCAAGTGCTTCCTGGACCACAAGACGCTGTACTATGACACAGACCCCTTCCTCTTCTATGTGATGACGGAGTATGACTGCAAGGGCTTCCACATTGTGGGCTACTTCTCCAAG GAGAAGGAATCTACGGAAGATTACAATGTGGCCTGCATCCTGACTCTGCCCCCGTACCAGCGTCGGGGCTACGGCAAGCTGCTTATTGAGTTCA GCTATGAGCTCTCTAAAGTAGAAGGAAAGACAGGGACTCCTGAGAAGCCCCTGTCAGATCTTGGCCTCTTATCCTATCGAAGTTACTGGTCCCAGACCATCTTGGAGATCCTGATGGGATTGAAGTCGGAGAGCGGGGAGAGGCCACAGATCACCATCAA TGAGATCAGTGAAATCACCAGTATCAAGAAAGAAGACGTCATCTCCACACTACAGTATCTCAATCTCATCAATTACTACAAG GGCCAGTATATCCTCACTCTGTCAGAGGACATCGTGGATGGCCATGAGCGGGCTATGCTCAAGCGTCTCCTTCGAATTGACTCCAAGTGTCTGCACTTCACTCCCAAAGACTGGAGCAAGAGAGGAAAGTGGTGA
- the Kat5 gene encoding histone acetyltransferase KAT5 isoform X2 — MAEVGEIIEGCRLPVLRRNQDNEDEWPLAEILSVKDISGRKLFYVHYIDFNKRLDEWVTHERLDLKKIQFPKKEAKTPTKNGLPGSRPGSPEREVPASAQASGKTLPIPVQITLRFNLPKEREAIPGGEPDQPLSSSSCLQPNHRSTKRKVEVVSPATPVPSETAPASVFPQNGSARRAVAAQPGRKRKSNCLGTDEDSQDSSDGIPSAPRMTGSLVSDRSHDDIVTRMKNIECIELGRHRLKPWYFSPYPQELTTLPVLYLCEFCLKYGRSLKCLQRHLTKCDLRHPPGNEIYRKGTISFFEIDGRKNKSYSQNLCLLAKCFLDHKTLYYDTDPFLFYVMTEYDCKGFHIVGYFSKEKESTEDYNVACILTLPPYQRRGYGKLLIEFSYELSKVEGKTGTPEKPLSDLGLLSYRSYWSQTILEILMGLKSESGERPQITINEISEITSIKKEDVISTLQYLNLINYYKGQYILTLSEDIVDGHERAMLKRLLRIDSKCLHFTPKDWSKRGKW, encoded by the exons atggcgGAGGTG GGGGAGATAATCGAGGGCTGCCGCCTGCCCGTGCTGCGGCGCAACCAGGACAACGAAGATGAGTGGC CCCTGGCTGAGATCCTGAGCGTGAAGGACATCAGTGGCCGGAAGCTTTTCTATGTCCATTACATTGATT TCAACAAACGTCTGGATGAATGGGTGACTCACGAACGGCTGGACTTGAAGAAGATCCAGTTCCCCAAGAAAGAGGCCAAGACCCCTACCAAGAACGGACTTCCTGGGTCCCGCCCCGGCTCTCCCGAAAGAGAGGTG CCGGCCTCCGCCCAGGCCAGCGGGAAGACCTTGCCAATCCCGGTCCAGATCACACTCCGCTTCAACCTGCCCAAGGAGCGGGAGGCCATTCCCGGTGGCGAGCCTGACCAGCcgctctcctccagctcctgcctgcaaCCCAACCACCGCTCAACG AAACGGAAGGTGGAAGTGGTTTCACCAGCAACTCCAGTGCCCAGCGAGACAGCCCCAGCCTCAGTTTTCCCTCAG AATGGATCAGCCCGTAGGGCAGTGGCAGCACAGCCAGGACGGAAGAGGAAGTCTAATTGCTTGGGCACTGATGAG GACTCTCAGGACAGCTCAGATGGAATACCATCAGCGCCACGCATGACTGGCAGCTTGGTGTCTGATCGGAGTCACGACGACATTGTCACCCGGATGAAGAACATTGAGTGTATTGAGCTTGGCCGGCATCGCCTCAAGCCGTGGTACTTTTCCCCGTACCCACAAGAGCTCACCACACTGCCTGTCCTCTACCTGTGCGAATTTTGCCTCAAATATGGCCGTAGCCTCAAGTGTCTACAGCGCCACTTG ACCAAATGTGACCTTCGGCACCCTCCAGGCAATGAAATTTACCGCAAGGGCACCATCTCCTTTTTTGAGATTGATGGACGGAAAAACAAG AGTTACTCACAAAACCTGTGTCTTCTGGCCAAGTGCTTCCTGGACCACAAGACGCTGTACTATGACACAGACCCCTTCCTCTTCTATGTGATGACGGAGTATGACTGCAAGGGCTTCCACATTGTGGGCTACTTCTCCAAG GAGAAGGAATCTACGGAAGATTACAATGTGGCCTGCATCCTGACTCTGCCCCCGTACCAGCGTCGGGGCTACGGCAAGCTGCTTATTGAGTTCA GCTATGAGCTCTCTAAAGTAGAAGGAAAGACAGGGACTCCTGAGAAGCCCCTGTCAGATCTTGGCCTCTTATCCTATCGAAGTTACTGGTCCCAGACCATCTTGGAGATCCTGATGGGATTGAAGTCGGAGAGCGGGGAGAGGCCACAGATCACCATCAA TGAGATCAGTGAAATCACCAGTATCAAGAAAGAAGACGTCATCTCCACACTACAGTATCTCAATCTCATCAATTACTACAAG GGCCAGTATATCCTCACTCTGTCAGAGGACATCGTGGATGGCCATGAGCGGGCTATGCTCAAGCGTCTCCTTCGAATTGACTCCAAGTGTCTGCACTTCACTCCCAAAGACTGGAGCAAGAGAGGAAAGTGGTGA
- the Kat5 gene encoding histone acetyltransferase KAT5 isoform X4, giving the protein MAEVGEIIEGCRLPVLRRNQDNEDEWPLAEILSVKDISGRKLFYVHYIDFNKRLDEWVTHERLDLKKIQFPKKEAKTPTKNGLPGSRPGSPEREVKRKVEVVSPATPVPSETAPASVFPQNGSARRAVAAQPGRKRKSNCLGTDEDSQDSSDGIPSAPRMTGSLVSDRSHDDIVTRMKNIECIELGRHRLKPWYFSPYPQELTTLPVLYLCEFCLKYGRSLKCLQRHLTKCDLRHPPGNEIYRKGTISFFEIDGRKNKSYSQNLCLLAKCFLDHKTLYYDTDPFLFYVMTEYDCKGFHIVGYFSKEKESTEDYNVACILTLPPYQRRGYGKLLIEFSYELSKVEGKTGTPEKPLSDLGLLSYRSYWSQTILEILMGLKSESGERPQITINEISEITSIKKEDVISTLQYLNLINYYKGQYILTLSEDIVDGHERAMLKRLLRIDSKCLHFTPKDWSKRGKW; this is encoded by the exons atggcgGAGGTG GGGGAGATAATCGAGGGCTGCCGCCTGCCCGTGCTGCGGCGCAACCAGGACAACGAAGATGAGTGGC CCCTGGCTGAGATCCTGAGCGTGAAGGACATCAGTGGCCGGAAGCTTTTCTATGTCCATTACATTGATT TCAACAAACGTCTGGATGAATGGGTGACTCACGAACGGCTGGACTTGAAGAAGATCCAGTTCCCCAAGAAAGAGGCCAAGACCCCTACCAAGAACGGACTTCCTGGGTCCCGCCCCGGCTCTCCCGAAAGAGAGGTG AAACGGAAGGTGGAAGTGGTTTCACCAGCAACTCCAGTGCCCAGCGAGACAGCCCCAGCCTCAGTTTTCCCTCAG AATGGATCAGCCCGTAGGGCAGTGGCAGCACAGCCAGGACGGAAGAGGAAGTCTAATTGCTTGGGCACTGATGAG GACTCTCAGGACAGCTCAGATGGAATACCATCAGCGCCACGCATGACTGGCAGCTTGGTGTCTGATCGGAGTCACGACGACATTGTCACCCGGATGAAGAACATTGAGTGTATTGAGCTTGGCCGGCATCGCCTCAAGCCGTGGTACTTTTCCCCGTACCCACAAGAGCTCACCACACTGCCTGTCCTCTACCTGTGCGAATTTTGCCTCAAATATGGCCGTAGCCTCAAGTGTCTACAGCGCCACTTG ACCAAATGTGACCTTCGGCACCCTCCAGGCAATGAAATTTACCGCAAGGGCACCATCTCCTTTTTTGAGATTGATGGACGGAAAAACAAG AGTTACTCACAAAACCTGTGTCTTCTGGCCAAGTGCTTCCTGGACCACAAGACGCTGTACTATGACACAGACCCCTTCCTCTTCTATGTGATGACGGAGTATGACTGCAAGGGCTTCCACATTGTGGGCTACTTCTCCAAG GAGAAGGAATCTACGGAAGATTACAATGTGGCCTGCATCCTGACTCTGCCCCCGTACCAGCGTCGGGGCTACGGCAAGCTGCTTATTGAGTTCA GCTATGAGCTCTCTAAAGTAGAAGGAAAGACAGGGACTCCTGAGAAGCCCCTGTCAGATCTTGGCCTCTTATCCTATCGAAGTTACTGGTCCCAGACCATCTTGGAGATCCTGATGGGATTGAAGTCGGAGAGCGGGGAGAGGCCACAGATCACCATCAA TGAGATCAGTGAAATCACCAGTATCAAGAAAGAAGACGTCATCTCCACACTACAGTATCTCAATCTCATCAATTACTACAAG GGCCAGTATATCCTCACTCTGTCAGAGGACATCGTGGATGGCCATGAGCGGGCTATGCTCAAGCGTCTCCTTCGAATTGACTCCAAGTGTCTGCACTTCACTCCCAAAGACTGGAGCAAGAGAGGAAAGTGGTGA